A single genomic interval of Bacillus sp. es.036 harbors:
- a CDS encoding WYL domain-containing protein, whose translation MGRKCLMYKNIKNHLKHQKKVEMIYVSGQNKITKRIVRILHVNEQEIIGYCYLRGDVRTFKVEQILALYSLKEFQSKFQ comes from the coding sequence ATGGGAAGGAAGTGTCTCATGTATAAGAATATAAAAAACCACTTAAAACATCAGAAAAAAGTAGAAATGATCTATGTTTCTGGGCAAAACAAGATTACTAAGAGAATTGTTAGGATACTCCATGTAAACGAACAAGAAATTATTGGGTACTGTTACTTAAGAGGGGATGTTCGAACATTTAAGGTTGAACAAATTCTAGCGTTATACTCTTTGAAAGAATTCCAAAGTAAATTCCAGTGA
- a CDS encoding GDSL-type esterase/lipase family protein yields the protein MRKKVWILVLVAGSLAILLALAENQTDFLRTNANEMPENDSESKKKNITYYTKYYQTKKSIYDSYTHKDSETIFLGDSLTDYYEWGEALSDHEVLNRGIAGDTTTGVLNRIDEVVKAKPDRVYLLIGINDMIAGQSINKIETNYKQILDILKTRSPNTKVYVQSLFPVNTALTGHPLNNATIRDLNKRLEDLSNLYDYQYIDIYPELVEFGQLNKDFTFDGLHLNGEGYRIWTRKILSTYNTNEDAEK from the coding sequence GTGAGGAAAAAAGTATGGATTCTGGTATTAGTTGCCGGTTCTCTAGCTATTTTACTAGCGCTGGCTGAAAATCAAACCGATTTTCTTAGAACCAATGCAAACGAAATGCCCGAGAACGATTCAGAATCTAAGAAGAAAAACATTACGTACTATACCAAATATTATCAAACGAAAAAGAGCATATATGACTCTTATACTCACAAAGACAGTGAGACAATTTTCCTTGGTGATAGCTTGACTGATTATTATGAATGGGGAGAAGCTCTCAGTGATCACGAGGTATTAAATCGAGGCATTGCTGGTGATACAACCACTGGAGTACTTAACCGAATCGATGAGGTGGTAAAAGCGAAACCTGATCGGGTGTATTTATTAATTGGGATTAACGATATGATTGCAGGTCAGTCTATTAATAAAATTGAGACAAACTATAAGCAGATTCTTGATATTCTGAAGACGCGATCTCCTAATACAAAGGTGTACGTTCAAAGTTTGTTCCCCGTTAACACGGCATTAACTGGTCATCCTCTTAATAACGCCACAATTCGTGATTTAAACAAGCGTTTAGAAGACCTCTCAAATCTGTATGATTATCAATATATCGATATTTATCCAGAGCTAGTCGAATTTGGGCAGTTGAATAAAGATTTTACGTTCGATGGTCTTCATCTCAATGGAGAAGGTTATCGCATTTGGACTCGAAAAATTCTTTCTACGTACAATACAAATGAAGATGCTGAAAAGTAA
- the yfkAB gene encoding radical SAM/CxCxxxxC motif protein YfkAB produces MTTSMKTITPTYDPWEAYMDVEEYGSMILSNIELTTTTLCNMRCEHCAVGYTLQPKDPDPLPLDLLTGRLDEVEKLRALSITGGEPMLSMKSVKQYVAPLLKYAHDRGARTQINSNLTLDRKRYDLILPYLDVLHISHNYGSIEDFTDIGFAVMERKPSIAQRESYFHRMVENAKDLTSKGVIVSAETMINRRTIPNIVSIHKQIAEMGCQRHEIHPMYPSDFASDLDIASLDEIREGIHRLLDNRDPDVWLLFGTLPFYPCNSNPEDLKLLERLYAEPNVTVRNDPDGRSRLNLNIFDGDIIVTDFGDTPPLGNIKDTNLNDAYQKWQESKVAKSISCHCPAVKCLGPNLLVKDAYYKNIDFLQKETNISL; encoded by the coding sequence ATGACAACATCAATGAAAACAATAACACCCACATATGACCCATGGGAAGCTTATATGGATGTTGAAGAATACGGAAGTATGATACTTTCTAATATTGAACTAACGACAACGACACTATGCAATATGCGGTGTGAGCACTGTGCAGTTGGTTATACTCTTCAACCAAAAGATCCTGATCCGCTTCCACTGGACCTTTTGACTGGTAGACTAGACGAAGTGGAAAAACTTCGTGCACTAAGCATTACAGGTGGCGAGCCAATGCTATCTATGAAATCAGTGAAACAATATGTAGCGCCACTACTTAAATATGCCCATGACCGAGGGGCACGCACACAAATAAACTCCAACCTAACGCTTGATCGAAAGCGATACGATCTTATTCTACCTTATTTGGATGTTTTACATATTTCTCATAACTATGGAAGTATTGAAGATTTTACTGACATTGGTTTTGCAGTAATGGAACGTAAACCTTCGATCGCCCAACGAGAGTCCTATTTTCATCGCATGGTTGAAAACGCAAAAGATTTAACTTCTAAAGGAGTAATCGTTTCAGCCGAGACTATGATTAATCGCAGAACAATTCCGAATATCGTTAGCATTCATAAACAAATTGCAGAGATGGGTTGTCAGAGACATGAGATTCATCCAATGTACCCTTCAGATTTTGCTTCTGATTTAGACATTGCTTCATTGGATGAAATTCGTGAAGGTATACACCGTCTATTAGACAACCGAGATCCCGACGTCTGGCTGCTATTTGGAACACTGCCATTCTACCCGTGTAATTCAAATCCAGAAGATCTCAAACTTCTAGAAAGATTATATGCTGAGCCAAACGTAACAGTTAGAAATGATCCAGATGGTCGCTCAAGGTTAAACTTAAACATATTTGACGGGGACATCATCGTCACTGATTTTGGTGACACTCCTCCACTTGGGAATATTAAAGACACAAATTTAAATGACGCTTATCAAAAATGGCAAGAGAGTAAAGTTGCTAAAAGCATAAGCTGCCACTGTCCAGCAGTGAAATGTCTAGGTCCTAACCTTCTTGTTAAAGATGCCTATTACAAAAATATCGACTTTTTACAAAAAGAGACAAATATTTCTCTTTAA